From a single Paraburkholderia edwinii genomic region:
- a CDS encoding CheR family methyltransferase — protein MPKKRGQTLPGQADHMIVGIGASAGGLNALLQFFEALPAHTSMSFVVVVHLSPDRESNLPSLLQKATDMPVVQVTSATPIERNHVYLIAPSLELTMVDDYLRIERRTPEEGRRAAIDLFFRTLAEAHRERAVGIVLSGAGSDGSVGLSRVKEMGGLTFAQDPSEAEYDSMPRSAVATGMVDFVLPAAEMPQRLMDLSRNATQIQLPDAAEIEERDAEVSESTERALREIMVILRTRTAHDFRHYKRATVLRRIERRLQVNALIDLQAYRDFLHLHPEETQALLQDMLISVTNFFRDKEAFEALDKDVLPQLFEGRNEQDRIRVWSVGCATGEEAYSLAILLQERAQKSTEGISFQVFATDIDERAISFARTGLYPDSILADVSPVRVRQFFNKDAAHYRVKKELREHMLFAHHNVLSDPPFSRLDLICCRNLLIYLDREAQIDILKMFHFALRPGGILFLGSSESADSVSSMFTVVDKRNRIYRANTAVRGDTPLPVSIGSGGTMNLRPLVSTIQPPGRRRFSFGDLHQRLVEQYAPPSVIVSRDSEIVHLSDRAGRFLQYSGGEPSHNIVAVVRPELRLELRTAIFQALHTNHSVEARRVRIERDGRSYFVNMTARPVHDPETSADFVLVLFDEVEDSMGGTETPVGSVHSDPVVSQLERELLRTKEQLQSTIEQSETSTEELKASNEELQAINEELRSATEELETSKEELQSINEELTTVNAELKSKVEETGKINDDLQNLIAANDIGTIFVDRNICIKRYTPRATDVFSIIPSDIGRSLLDITHRLEYDKLADDAAEAFDSLRLIERELRSNDDRWYLARFVPYRTTEDRIDGAVLSFIDITERRIAEDRLRDGERRMRMVAESTKDYAIITFDDDGVITSWNAGAQRIFGYAEEEMLGQSADALSTDEDRAAGVAQREFDEARRFGRIEEERWHRRKDGSRFFAGGVLSRLNEGDIGGFAKITRDLGELIQGGEAVAVRKPGDTAKNAGEREAQLRRDEFLAVVSHELKHPLNLIAASAELIARAPQTSSNLNLSRATDTIRRTVMSQAQIIDDLLDISRVRTGKLSIVRTAVDMREIVQRVAGAVQNEAAQRGIALGVSITDEPVVLHADITRIEQIVWNLLSNALKYTAHGSIDVSLRLNAGNALLRITDTGMGIDPEQLPHIFNMYQQTRNTAGRRMGLGIGLTLVRELVNLHGGAVQAESEGLGRGASFTVTLPTHRPLFHVTSGSSDQATHASLNGVRVMMVDDDAATVDTFKLLLESEGAIVQAATSGEDALAMLAGSEAPDMILSDLGMPGMDGFQLVDEVRKRQGLKHVICVALSGFGQEADIARAKQAGFDAHLKKPVMLEEVLSTFATLRGTQQPA, from the coding sequence TTCAGGTGACGAGCGCGACGCCGATCGAACGCAACCACGTCTATCTGATCGCGCCGTCACTCGAACTGACGATGGTCGACGACTACCTTCGCATCGAGCGCCGGACGCCCGAAGAAGGGCGCCGCGCGGCGATCGACCTGTTCTTCCGCACACTGGCCGAGGCGCACCGCGAACGCGCGGTCGGCATCGTGCTGTCGGGCGCTGGCTCGGACGGCTCGGTCGGGCTCTCGCGTGTGAAAGAGATGGGCGGCCTCACCTTCGCGCAGGACCCGTCCGAAGCCGAATACGACAGCATGCCGCGTAGCGCGGTCGCCACCGGCATGGTCGATTTCGTGCTGCCGGCCGCCGAAATGCCCCAACGGCTCATGGATCTGAGCCGCAATGCGACGCAAATCCAGTTGCCCGATGCGGCCGAAATCGAAGAACGCGATGCCGAAGTAAGCGAAAGCACCGAACGCGCGTTGCGCGAGATCATGGTGATTCTGCGCACGCGCACCGCGCACGACTTCCGGCATTACAAGCGCGCGACGGTCCTGCGCCGCATCGAGCGGCGCCTGCAGGTGAACGCGCTGATCGATCTGCAGGCATACCGCGATTTTCTGCATCTGCATCCGGAAGAAACGCAGGCGCTGCTGCAGGACATGCTGATCAGCGTGACCAATTTCTTCCGCGACAAGGAAGCGTTCGAAGCACTCGACAAAGACGTGCTGCCGCAGCTGTTCGAAGGCCGCAACGAGCAGGACCGCATTCGCGTCTGGTCGGTCGGCTGCGCGACCGGCGAAGAGGCGTATTCACTCGCCATTCTGCTGCAGGAGCGCGCGCAGAAATCGACCGAAGGCATCTCGTTTCAGGTATTCGCAACCGACATCGACGAACGCGCGATTTCGTTCGCGCGCACGGGCCTCTATCCCGACTCGATCCTCGCCGACGTGTCGCCGGTTCGCGTGCGGCAGTTCTTCAACAAGGACGCCGCGCACTACCGCGTGAAAAAGGAACTGCGTGAGCACATGCTGTTCGCGCATCACAATGTGCTGAGCGATCCGCCGTTTTCGCGGCTCGATCTGATCTGCTGCCGCAATCTGCTGATCTATCTCGACCGCGAAGCGCAAATCGACATTCTGAAGATGTTCCACTTCGCGCTGCGTCCGGGCGGCATCCTGTTTCTCGGCAGCTCCGAATCGGCCGATAGCGTCAGTTCGATGTTCACCGTAGTCGACAAGCGCAACCGCATTTACCGTGCGAACACGGCCGTGCGCGGCGATACGCCGCTGCCGGTCTCGATCGGCAGCGGCGGCACGATGAATCTGCGCCCGCTCGTCTCGACGATCCAGCCGCCGGGCCGGCGCCGCTTTTCGTTCGGCGACCTGCATCAGCGTCTCGTCGAACAGTACGCGCCGCCCAGCGTGATCGTGAGCCGCGATTCGGAAATCGTCCATCTGTCGGACCGCGCGGGGCGCTTTTTGCAATACTCGGGCGGCGAGCCGTCGCACAACATCGTCGCGGTCGTGCGGCCCGAACTGCGGCTCGAATTGCGTACCGCGATCTTTCAGGCGCTGCATACGAACCATAGCGTCGAGGCGCGGCGCGTGCGCATCGAGCGCGACGGGCGTTCGTACTTCGTCAATATGACCGCGCGGCCCGTGCACGACCCCGAAACGAGCGCCGACTTCGTGCTCGTGCTGTTCGACGAGGTCGAGGACAGCATGGGCGGCACCGAAACGCCCGTCGGCAGCGTGCATTCGGATCCCGTCGTCAGCCAGCTCGAGCGCGAACTGCTGCGCACGAAGGAACAGCTGCAATCGACGATCGAGCAATCGGAAACCTCGACCGAGGAACTGAAGGCGTCGAACGAAGAGTTGCAGGCGATCAACGAGGAACTGCGCTCGGCGACCGAAGAGCTCGAAACGAGCAAGGAAGAACTGCAGTCGATCAACGAGGAACTGACCACGGTCAACGCCGAGTTGAAGTCGAAGGTGGAGGAAACCGGCAAGATCAACGACGACTTGCAGAACCTGATCGCGGCCAACGATATCGGCACGATCTTCGTCGACCGCAATATTTGCATCAAGCGCTATACGCCACGCGCCACCGACGTGTTCAGCATCATTCCGTCGGACATCGGCCGGTCGCTGCTCGACATCACGCATCGGCTCGAATACGACAAGCTCGCCGACGACGCCGCCGAGGCGTTCGATTCGCTGCGTCTGATCGAGCGCGAACTGCGCAGCAACGACGACCGCTGGTATCTCGCGCGCTTCGTGCCGTATCGCACCACCGAAGACCGCATCGACGGCGCGGTGCTGTCGTTTATCGACATCACCGAGCGGCGCATCGCCGAAGACCGTCTGCGCGACGGCGAGCGGCGCATGCGCATGGTCGCCGAAAGCACGAAAGACTACGCGATCATCACGTTCGACGACGACGGCGTCATCACGAGCTGGAACGCGGGCGCGCAGCGGATCTTCGGCTACGCCGAGGAAGAAATGCTCGGCCAGTCCGCCGACGCGCTGTCGACCGACGAAGACCGCGCGGCCGGCGTCGCCCAGCGTGAGTTCGACGAGGCGCGCCGCTTCGGCCGCATCGAGGAAGAACGCTGGCACCGCCGCAAGGACGGTTCGCGCTTTTTCGCGGGCGGCGTGCTGTCGCGGCTGAATGAAGGCGATATCGGCGGCTTTGCGAAGATCACGCGCGATCTCGGCGAACTTATTCAGGGCGGCGAAGCCGTTGCGGTTCGCAAGCCCGGCGACACCGCGAAAAACGCCGGCGAACGCGAAGCGCAATTGCGCCGCGACGAGTTTCTCGCGGTCGTCTCGCACGAGCTCAAGCACCCGCTGAACCTGATCGCCGCGAGCGCCGAGCTGATCGCGCGCGCGCCGCAGACGAGCAGCAACCTGAACCTGTCGCGCGCCACCGATACGATCCGCCGCACCGTGATGAGCCAGGCGCAGATTATCGACGACCTGCTCGATATTTCGCGCGTGCGCACCGGCAAGCTGTCGATCGTGCGCACGGCCGTCGATATGCGCGAGATCGTGCAGCGTGTGGCGGGCGCGGTGCAAAACGAAGCGGCGCAACGCGGCATCGCGCTTGGCGTGTCGATTACCGACGAACCGGTCGTCTTGCATGCGGATATCACGCGCATCGAGCAGATCGTCTGGAATCTGCTTAGCAATGCGCTCAAATACACGGCCCACGGTTCGATCGACGTTTCGCTGCGACTCAACGCCGGCAACGCGCTACTGCGCATCACCGACACCGGCATGGGCATCGACCCCGAGCAGCTTCCGCACATCTTCAACATGTATCAGCAGACGCGTAACACAGCCGGGCGCCGCATGGGGCTCGGCATCGGGCTTACGCTCGTGCGCGAGCTCGTGAATCTGCATGGCGGCGCCGTGCAGGCGGAATCGGAGGGACTCGGCCGCGGCGCGTCGTTCACGGTCACGCTGCCGACGCACCGGCCGCTGTTTCATGTGACGAGCGGGTCATCGGACCAGGCCACGCATGCGTCGCTGAACGGCGTGCGCGTGATGATGGTCGACGACGACGCGGCAACGGTCGACACCTTCAAGCTGCTGCTCGAAAGCGAAGGCGCGATCGTGCAGGCGGCAACGAGCGGCGAAGACGCGTTGGCGATGCTCGCCGGCAGCGAAGCGCCCGACATGATCCTGTCCGATCTCGGCATGCCCGGCATGGACGGCTTTCAGCTCGTCGACGAGGTTCGAAAGAGGCAGGGCTTGAAGCACGTGATCTGTGTCGCGCTGAGCGGCTTCGGCCAGGAGGCCGATATCGCGCGCGCGAAGCAGGCGGGCTTCGATGCGCATCTGAAGAAACCGGTGATGCTCGAAGAAGTGCTCTCGACGTTTGCGACGTTGCGCGGCACGCAACAGCCGGCCTGA